One Canis lupus familiaris isolate Mischka breed German Shepherd unplaced genomic scaffold, alternate assembly UU_Cfam_GSD_1.0 chrUn_S2079H2278, whole genome shotgun sequence genomic window carries:
- the LOC119878915 gene encoding ubiquitin carboxyl-terminal hydrolase 17-like protein 6, with product MEAAHLHPSEEPQFSASPKPQSYWSRRGGAEVHGGPSVPERTSPASKTLSSPTDPLAPASAGLPPTKTPLSWKSLSQVGAGLQNMGNTCYVNATLQCLTYTEPLASYMLSQQHGTTCRRQTSCMLCTLQAHLMWVLCHPGRVLRPLPLLLAAFHRHKQEDAHEYLMFILDAMQQACLPEDKLSDPECPQDSTLIQQLFGGYWRSQIQCLHCQGISSTLEPYLDISLDIGDAHSVSQALEQLVKPELLEGENAYHCSKCLEKVPASKVLTLHTSPKVLILVLRRFSDLTGNKMTKEVQYPERLDMQHYLSEQRAGPLVYVLYAVLVHAGRSCHSGHYFCFVKAGNGQWYKMDDAKVSACDVTCALRQPAYVLFYMQKTDLERDLGRESVEEGGLASPEADPTVVGEASGEPATDPSVNLPELEERGEETSRQQMTLDQWRCLQECNRPKPELNVRRREIALPANAVILHHSKYRPEMPKNHPQQTVDLLTTAAGMLPPQVAGDVAKVPRVPGRARPTKRTSKKGQSSGEAVQGCVS from the coding sequence ATGGAggctgcccacctccacccctcagaGGAGCCTCAGTTCAGCGCCTCTCCCAAACCCCAGTCATACTGGTCAAGGAGAGGCGGTGCTGAAGTCCACGGAGGACCCTCTGTGCCCGAGAGGACATCTCCTGCATCAAAGACGCTCTCCTCCCCGACTGACCCGTTGGCTCCCGCATCAGCAGGGCTGCCTCCCACCAAGACGCCTCTGAGTTGGAAGAGCCTTTCCCAGGTGGGAGCCGGGCTTCAGAACATGGGCAACACTTGCTATGTGAATGCGACCCTACAGTGTCTGACCTACACAGAGCCCCTCGCCAGCTACATGCTGTCCCAGCAGCACGGGACCACCTGTAGGAGGCAGACATCCTGCATGCTGTGTACCCTGCAGGCTCACCTGATGTGGGTTCTCTGCCATCCTGGACGTGTGCTCCGGCCCCTGCCACTCCTGCTCGCCGCCTTCCACAGACACAAGCAGGAAGATGCCCATGAGTATCTCATGTTCATTCTGGATGCAATGCAGCAAGCATGCTTGCCTGAGGACAAGCTCTCAGACCCTGAGTGTCCTCAGGACAGCACCCTCATCCAGCAACTCTTTGGGGGGTACTGGAGGTCTCAAATCCAGTGTCTCCACTGCCAAGGCATTTCGAGCACTCTGGAACCTTACCTGGACATCAGCCTGGACATCGGGGATGCTCACAGCGTCAGCCAAGCTTTGGAGCAGTTGGTGAAGCCCGAACTGCTGGAAGGTGAAAATGCCTACCATTGTAGTAAGTGTCTGGAGAAGGTGCCTGCGTCCAAGGTGTTGACTTTGCACACTTCCCCGAAGGTCCTCATCCTGGTCTTGAGACGATTCTCAGACTTGACAGGCAACAAAATGACTAAGGAGGTGCAATATCCTGAGCGCCTTGACATGCAACACTACCTgtctgagcagagggcaggaccCTTGGTTTATGTGCTCTATGCCGTGCTGGTGCACGCTGGGAGGAGTTGCCACAGCGGACATTACTTCTGTTTCGTAAAGGCAGGAAATGGCCAGTGGTATAAAATGGATGATGCTAAGGTCAGCGCCTGTGATGTGACTTGCGCGCTGCGCCAACCTGCCTATGTCCTCTTTTATATGCAGAAGACTGATCTGGAGAGAGACCTTGGGAGGGAGTCAGTCGAAGAGGGAGGACTCGCATCTCCCGAGGCAGACCCCACAGTGGTGGGTGAGGCCTCAGGAGAGCCGGCAACGGATCCCTCCGTGAACCTTCCTGAGTTGGAGGAGCGTGGGGAAGAGACCTCAAGGCAACAAATGACATTAGACCAGTGGAGATGCCTCCAAGAATGCAACCGCCCTAAGCCTGAACTTAatgtcaggagaagagaaattgctCTTCCTGCGAACGCAGTCATCCTTCACCACTCCAAATACAGACCTGAGATGCCGAAGAATCATCCTCAGCAGACCGTCGACCTGCTCACCACTGCGGCTGGGATGCTCCCACCTCAGGTGGCCGGGGACGTGGCCAAAGTCCCGCGTGTGCCAGGGAGAGCCCGACCTACCAAGAGGACGAGCAAGAAGGGACAGAGTTCTGGGGAAGCAGTCCAGGGATGTGTCTCCTAA
- the LOC119868884 gene encoding ral guanine nucleotide dissociation stimulator-like isoform X2, with amino-acid sequence MHSVQGGCGQSQAGRGSQRSSQAKRGHIWVMELSLLIWQEAEQRKGLLHRFPRRPQEGQKRTWKEDTESCDYVRETNTKWLESDLQPESRKIRVPLFKLHPGRGARAGGRGRLPHASRSREVPCAANRGQRGLRGAGAAARKGHQIVPKKLSRTELLGHEDRQLLLALQRRDVISICSFLDDYRGFATTEEVLDLLFTEYGYIVAACGDDDTVQRWKLAISCMLEIWLDYYGDDFCQLPEFPSLMKILQFVRQHMPGSDVELRARRNLQQFRRLHTVEPEAGASAQGKHPEAAQEQVPALTVGTAAPSGPAGIQAVPAAGAEGSARAEAPAGEVKPLQIVVTALVHCSALEEPPAPAATPEEEQAPAPAIGVPRVPEPPPASGTTGFDP; translated from the exons ATGCACAGTGTGCAGGGCGGCTGCGGGCAGAGCCAGGCAGGGCGAGGCAGCCAGAGGAGCTCCCAGGCTAAGAGGGGCCACATTTGGGTGATGGAGCTGTCCCTGCTGATTTG GCAAGAAGCCGAGCAGAGGAAGGGCCTGCTCCACAGGTTCCCCAGgagaccccaggaggggcagaagcGCACCTGGAAGGAAGACACGGAATCTTGTGACTATGTGAGG GAGACCAACACGAAATGGCTGGAATCTGATCTCCAGCCTGAGAGCAGAAAGATCAGGGTCCCGCTCTTCA AGCTCCACCCGGGACGTGGGGCGCGAGCGGGAGGAAGGGGTCGTCTGCCCCACgcctccaggagcagggaggtgCCCTGCGCAGCTAACAGAGGCCAGCGCGGGCTCAGG ggtGCTGGGGCCGCGGCCAGGAAGGGGCATCAGATTGTCCCGAAGAAGCTCAGCCGGACGGAGCTGCTGGGGCACGAAGACCGACAACTGCTGCTCGCCTTGCAGCGCAGGGACGTCATCTCCATTTGCAGCTTCTTAGACGACTATCGTGGATTCGCCACCACGGAGGAGGTGCTGGACCTGCTGTTCACcga ATATGGGTACATCGTAGCTGCATGTGGTGACGACGACACGGTCCAGCGTTGGAAACT GGCCATCTCCTGCATGCTGGAAATATGGCTGGATTATTATGGGGACGACTTTTGTCAGCTCCCCGAATTTCCCTCCCTTATGAAAATTCTGCAATTCGTAAGACAGCACATGCCAGGTTCAGACGTGGAACTCCGTGCCCGGCGTAACCTCCAGCAATTCAGACGCCTCCATACAgtggagccagaggctgggg CTTCAGCCCAAGGAAAACACCCTGAAGCAGCTCAGGAGCAAGTCCCAGCTCTGACCGTGGGGACTGCTGCCCCGTCGGGGCCTGCGGGGATCCAGGCCGTCCcggctgctggggctgagggctcGGCCCGCGCTGAAGCGCCCGCTGGGGAGGTGAAGCCCCTGCAGATAGTGGTCACTGCTCTAGTTCACTGCTCAGCCCTGGAGGAGCCCCCTGCACCCGCGGCCAccccagaggaggagcaggccccGGCACCTGCAATCGGGGTCCCCAGAGTGCCAGAGCCGCCACCTGCATCTGGAACAACTGGCTTCGACCCCTGA